In Gammaproteobacteria bacterium, one DNA window encodes the following:
- a CDS encoding ABC transporter ATP-binding protein: MSLAIDLRRLRFRYGGGPWVLDIPELTLERGERAFLFGPSGSGKTTLLGVLAGVLEANEGEVRVLGEDLASLSGAQRDAFRAEHIGYVFQMFNLIPYLSVLDNIALPARMDPARRARLDGAGVKETAALLADHLQIGDLLKKPVTELSVGQQQRVAACRALIGAPELIVADEPTSSLDFDRREAFLELLFQECERAGATLVFVSHDRTLEGMFSRTISLPDINRAVL; the protein is encoded by the coding sequence ATGAGCCTCGCGATCGATCTCCGGCGTCTGCGCTTCCGCTACGGTGGAGGTCCCTGGGTGCTGGACATCCCCGAGCTGACTCTCGAACGCGGCGAGCGCGCGTTCCTGTTCGGCCCCAGCGGCAGCGGCAAGACCACGCTGCTCGGGGTGCTGGCGGGGGTCCTGGAAGCGAACGAGGGCGAGGTCAGGGTGCTGGGCGAGGACCTCGCCTCACTCTCGGGCGCACAGCGGGACGCCTTCCGGGCGGAGCACATCGGCTATGTCTTCCAGATGTTCAACCTCATCCCCTACCTGTCGGTGCTCGACAACATCGCGCTCCCCGCGCGGATGGACCCCGCACGCCGGGCCCGGCTGGACGGCGCTGGAGTCAAGGAGACCGCCGCGCTGCTGGCCGATCATCTCCAGATCGGCGATCTGCTGAAGAAGCCGGTTACGGAGCTATCGGTGGGTCAGCAGCAGCGCGTGGCCGCCTGCCGGGCGCTCATCGGCGCCCCGGAGCTCATCGTCGCCGACGAACCCACCTCCTCCCTGGATTTCGACCGCCGTGAGGCCTTCCTCGAACTGCTCTTCCAGGAGTGCGAGCGCGCCGGCGCCACGCTGGTGTTCGTGAGCCACGACCGCACGCTGGAGGGCATGTTCTCCCGCACGATCTCCCTCCCCGACATCAACAGGGCGGTGCTCTGA